The nucleotide sequence TTGGGAAGAAAAAGTATCTAATGCTGCAGGCGTTGAAGCTATTTTACCATTATGGCAGCAGAATAGAAAACTATTAGTGCTAGAAATGATAGCTAATGGTATAGAAGCCATGATTGTTTCTTGTAATCAACAATTAGGACCAGAGTTTTTAGGAAGAACCATTAATGCTTCATTATTAGAGGAGTTTGAATCTATAGGTATAGATGCTTGTGGAGAAAATGGGGAGTATCACACATTAGTAGTTAACGCTCCCTTTTTTAAACATAAACTTAATGTTGAGGTAAAAGAAAAAGTAATTTCTAGTAATTACAATTTTGCAGAATTAAAACTTAACTAATATTTATTTTCGAAACAATTTTTAATTTACTCTCCTCTTTTTTAAGATGAAAAACCTCTCCGTATTGTATTTTTATACTGAATGATTTTTCTAAAGGTATATTTAAGAGTTTGGCTAATAAACTTCTTATAGGACCAGCATGTGTTACAATAATTACATCTTTCTTGCTTTTAAACAAAGTTAATTCTTCAAAAAAATCAGATACTCTGGAGGCTAATTGTATATATGACTCTCCATTAGGAGTTTTTATATTTACAAAATCTTTCATCCAAGGGTCAATTTCTTCTGAAGGAATGACATTCCATGGTTTCATTTCCCAATTTCCAAAATTCAATTCTTTTAATCGATTATCATAAGTAACTTCAGTATCAAATTCTTGTGCGAGTAAATCACAACGTTTTAAAGGACTACTAATCACATTATAAATTCTGTCATTAGGAATTTGAGAACGAATCGTTTCAAATTCTTTAATATAATTTTCAACTAAATCTAAATTGGTTTGCCCGTAACAAATCCCTTTTTCTATTTTAGGAGTTGTATGTCTAATTATATAAATGTCCATATAACTATAAAGCTCAAGTAAAAGATAACTTCAGATAATTGTTGAACTGCTCCAGCACAGTCGCCAGTTTGACCTCCTAACCACTTTTTGAATTTAGCTCCTAAATACACTTTTGATAAATACATTGGTACAAGCGTTAAAAATAATAAAGGTGTTTTAAAAAATAATAAAGGCACAATTCCAAAAAGACCACTTATGATTACAATATTTAAACTAACATCTTTTGCAGCAGGTTTTGCTTTACTATCATTTGTATCTCTAACATAGGGGTGTGTATAGATTAACATAGTTGCTATAAATCTGCTTAAACTATGCCCAGAAATAATCGCTAAAGGAATATAATGAATAGGGATTTCTCGTAATGCAGAAAATTTT is from Flavobacteriaceae bacterium and encodes:
- a CDS encoding adenosylcobinamide-GDP ribazoletransferase; its protein translation is MKKEIHIFFTALMFFTRIPCPKWVNHDPTYLKKSARYFSLVGIIVGSISALVFYGTSFILPLEIAILLSMVTSVYTTGAFHEDGFADVCDGFGGGWTKEKILLIMKDSTLGTYGVIGLGLLLAIKFSALREIPIHYIPLAIISGHSLSRFIATMLIYTHPYVRDTNDSKAKPAAKDVSLNIVIISGLFGIVPLLFFKTPLLFLTLVPMYLSKVYLGAKFKKWLGGQTGDCAGAVQQLSEVIFYLSFIVIWTFI
- a CDS encoding diphthine--ammonia ligase; the protein is MNFLCSWSGGKDSCYAFYKAVQLGYNPMILLNVMNEYGDCSRSHGISREVLLAQSEAIEVPIHFFNSTWEHYEENYVKHLKDLTKHHAITHTVFGDIDIDSHRAWEEKVSNAAGVEAILPLWQQNRKLLVLEMIANGIEAMIVSCNQQLGPEFLGRTINASLLEEFESIGIDACGENGEYHTLVVNAPFFKHKLNVEVKEKVISSNYNFAELKLN
- the cobC gene encoding alpha-ribazole phosphatase, yielding MDIYIIRHTTPKIEKGICYGQTNLDLVENYIKEFETIRSQIPNDRIYNVISSPLKRCDLLAQEFDTEVTYDNRLKELNFGNWEMKPWNVIPSEEIDPWMKDFVNIKTPNGESYIQLASRVSDFFEELTLFKSKKDVIIVTHAGPIRSLLAKLLNIPLEKSFSIKIQYGEVFHLKKEESKLKIVSKINIS